Part of the Sodalinema gerasimenkoae IPPAS B-353 genome is shown below.
AACAGTTTACTGCCGACGCCTCCCACGAGTTACGCAGTCCCATCGCCAGCATTCAAACCCAAGTCCAGGTTGCCCTCGCGGACCCCGATATTGCCGAAAATCCCAGTTCCCGGACCCTGGAAAACATCGAACGCCTCACCCGACGACTGGGGCGGTTAGTGGATGATTTGCTATTTCTAACCCGACAGGAGAGTGGCATGGTTCCCTGGGAACCCCAGCCGGTGTCCCTCGATGCCCTGTTATTAGAAGTCATCGAAGAACAAATGGCGATCGCCGCCTCAAAATCGATTCAACTAGAGTTCCAGATTTTAGATCCCGAACCCACTCCCAGCAAACCTCATCCAGAGGGGACAGATGGGGATGATCCCTTTTCCGTCTTGGGAGATTGGGACCAACTGTTTCGCCTCTTCCTCAATCTCTTAGGCAACGCCCTACGATATACCCCCGACGGTGGCGCAATCCAAGTCACATTAGGCTATCGTCTCCCCAGTCGTCCTCAGAAATCCAGCAAAGTTCCAGGAACCGTCCAAGTCACCCTTACCGATACCGGAATTGGCATTCCCCCCGATGCCCTCCCCCATGTCTTTGAACGCTTCTATCGCGTCGATCCAGCTCGTCGCCAGGACTCTGGGACACTCTCGGGATCGGGATTAGGCCTGGCGATCGCCCAAACTATTGTCCAACGTCACGGGGGTGAAATTCGCCTTGACAGTTGCCTCAATCAAGGAACCACCGTGCAAGTCACCCTAAGCGCCCATCTCTCATCTTAGGGAGTCAAGCCCAGATCTCCTCAAATCTTGCCAATTTTCCCCCAATCCATGGATATTCCGTGCCCACCCCTCCTCACCAGCCATGATGTATCTCTCTCCCTAGGTAGGGAAAATTTAAAGGAAATTTTGCTATTCATAAAGATGGGTCTCCTTAAATTTGGGGATTTTGTAGTCCATGTAACGTTTCTAATCATCACAAGCCTGTAAAAAATGTTAATATTGTTTTAACAATTTTGGCTTACCCTTCAAAGGTGGCTGCAAAAATGAGAGGCAGACACTTGAAACTGCTCAAGGACTCTCACGGAATGGGAGGAACTCTTTCTAGAGATTGAATTCCCACAAACCATTGCAGGACAAGGAAGTCTGCCATCTAATCAGATTGAATTGACCTGATTTAGCTTGCGTATATTTACTTAAAAAAGGGGGGAGGTTATCCAAAATCAAAACTCCATCACTTAAAAGTTTTCAAAAACTGGATTTTGACCAAATATAACCCATTTCCAGGAAATTTAGGCTCGAAAAACGCCCAGACTTCTGAGAATTCAACGGGCACTATCTATCTAATTCTTATTTGAGTCAATCGTCGCCCTATCGGGTAAGGCCCCTGACTCCACTCATTTCAGTTCCGTTGTTGGCGCTTGCCATCCATCTCTAAACCCTTATAGTTCCTATGACATCCTTCCTCACTTTCTCCCAAAAATACTCCTCGATTTCACCCCAGCCTCTACTCCATCCCTCCTCAGTTCCCGTGATGGATTCGGTATTCAATCGCATGAGTGAAGCCAGTTGGCTCATCGATTGGCCCAGCAGTCAACTGTTATCCCTCAACCCAGCCGCCGAACAACTCTATGGGCGATCGCTCCCCCAGC
Proteins encoded:
- a CDS encoding sensor histidine kinase, producing MFQATRRRLVLWYTSITALLLLLFATTVYLYVRSTLIDRVDDTLKHSLEVVERSLAIEEQPQANGVPQLRLNLDASFGENADSLEEDRIDIEWFSPTGELLWSTLREPLNVPITATRTPQTVYLQDGNSPESRPILRQIAQRISRDRQVVGYLRVSHPWFEIARPSRDLALDLGFGITVMIASVAAMGWWLSGLAMKPVGESYQYLKQFTADASHELRSPIASIQTQVQVALADPDIAENPSSRTLENIERLTRRLGRLVDDLLFLTRQESGMVPWEPQPVSLDALLLEVIEEQMAIAASKSIQLEFQILDPEPTPSKPHPEGTDGDDPFSVLGDWDQLFRLFLNLLGNALRYTPDGGAIQVTLGYRLPSRPQKSSKVPGTVQVTLTDTGIGIPPDALPHVFERFYRVDPARRQDSGTLSGSGLGLAIAQTIVQRHGGEIRLDSCLNQGTTVQVTLSAHLSS